From the genome of Rhododendron vialii isolate Sample 1 chromosome 10a, ASM3025357v1:
TCAAATTATTCAATTAGTTaagtttagtttatgaaaagtgGGTAGTAAACAGACCACTACAAAGATGATCGAAGCACTACTAACCCTCCACCACTACTATTGTCACTGTAACACAACCCCTCCATGCCACCACCAACAACACGACTACTACACCTTCCCCACCACCATCATTTTAGCACCACATAACCACCACCTTTTACCCCATCTCCAATGTCACCTCCACCACAAAAATCATTACTTCACCGCCACTACCAAAATTGAGAATAAAGATTGAAAATATTCTTGATATTTCAATCTATCGCCACTGTATTACAAGTACAACTTGCAATGCCAACACAACGCATCGAAAAAAATCTCTATTCTAGAACCTAagaattttcatattttcaagATTTGAATTTATCACAACTTCAAAACCGCCACCTCTACTGCTACCACAAAAATCACGTTGAGAGTGCAAAAAGTTGAGAATATACttggtcttttttttaaaagtaaaagaattatcaattttttaagGATTGTGGTAGGTGTGTGGAAATTTTAGAATGGAGAAAGTTCTCATACacattttaacttaaaaactatTGGCAGAATTCAGATCGtccgttttataaaccaaaattcaaattttgatataccCATGAATGTTTGATAAATCTGATTTTTGGTGTGAATACACTATTTTGCgagctctacaagatgaacggttcaaattaccTCAATGAGTACATGGTAGCGCCCACAAATGGCAGTGGCGCTCATCTCGATGTGACTCATTCTCTTATTTCAATCAATTCCTAATTAATTTGGAAAGAGAATTTATTGCTGGTTTTATAGACCAACAGTATAAATGGATCTAGTAAGGATAAATTAAGGGGCGTGTATATGAACATTTATTGCTTACCTCCGTTTAGTAGTTGAATGATAACATacaaataatttcaaacaaattcGGCTATCAATACATATCTCACGAATGTTATTATCCTTTACAAATATCAATATACTTTTACTAATATCAATGCCCTTTTTACCTATTGATCTCTGCTCTTAGGGCTgaggttagcattttcctttcaaGGAAAAAGGTTTTAATGTTATATTGTTATTTTGCCCATAAACAAGTTGATACCAATATCGAAAAAGAAGGTGTAGTTAAGAATTGCTCCTATAAGCGAGTACAAGCCTTCAATGAGCAAATAGAGTGACAACGAAGTGATAGACGCCCTATATTCCTTGCGCAACGTGCGGGTTCAAACCCTACCAAAACCGTCCCCTAGAAGTAAAATAGGAATTTTCTTTTGTccaatctatatatatatatatcatctgATGTAAttcttttattacttttttatgTAGGTATATTCTGATGTGATTAGTGTGGGCCTTATGGTGCCGTTTGACAAGAGGAAAGGGCCGTGGCCCGTGGGCTACGAGGTCCAGTAGAAACGACGGCCTTTTTACGCTCTTCACACCTTCCTTTACATGACCAACTACACTTCTTGCTCGAAGACAGGCGTTGTTGTAGTTAGGGTTTTCGCGTGGCCGTTATAGCAGAGCAAAGCAGAGCAAAGAGAACCAAATCTTGCAGAAATggtgagcctctctctctctctctctctctctctctctctctctctctctatgtattgTATCCATATTTATATGTATGTCTAGTTGCTTTCCACTGCTCCGTGTAGTAGTTATGTATCCTAATTCTTGATACCATTTCTCAAACTTGATTGGCAATTCGATGGTTGTTGTATGATTCTCGTGAAAGTTTTCTATATATtgtaattcataacattttgatgaCTATAAAAATCTTGTTATGTGATTTTTATCAAATGATTCAGATTGCATATGGTATAGATAATTTTATGAGAGACGTGAGTTTTGTTTTATGGGGCCCGGAAGCTCGAAGGCCTTGTATATTAATTGACACGGATGATATTCTCATTatgttttgcttttctttttatctACTTTTCAGGCTCCAAAGAAAGGTGTCAAGCCAGCTGCAGCAGCTAAGAAGAAACCGGTATTGACCCATATGATTAGATTACATGTATTAACTACACGTGCACGTGAAATTGCTCGTTTTTCTGATAATTTAGTAACTTTTGTAGGAGAAGGTAGTTAACCCTGTTTTCGAGAAGCGTCCGAAGCAGTTTGGGATAGGAGGGGCATTGCCTCCGAAGAGAGATCTTCACAGGTTCGTGAAGTGGCCCAAGGTTGTGCAGATTCAGAGGAAGAGAAGGATCCTCAACCAGCGCTTGAAGGTCCCACCACCTTTGAATCAATTTACCAAGACCCTCGACAAGAACCTTGGTTAGAATTTCAAACCTCAATAAACCCTGCTCGATGTAGAATTGTCGAtacaaatttcattttctgagcaattgattttttacagaaaggTTTTACCTGATGTGGGATTAATTAGTAGGTTGCCTACTTGCCCATATTCAGTAGTTGATTGAAGAGAGTCTATTTGGTGAGGGAGCAGGTTATTTTCTGCTTGCAATTTGGGACAATATTTGTGTCCAAGTAGAATAGTGTATGTGCATTTTGTGAAAGTAATGTGAAGGTGGTGTATACTAGATGATTTATTGTGATCTTTCATGTTGGCTCGACTTTGAACTATTGATGCGGATGCCTGGGGATTTGCACCTATAAATTCATATAGGCTCTCTTCATTTATCCGAATTGCCATGAAATATACTTAGCACAGGGGCAAGATTTTCATGGAGGACTTGTCattattattcaattttctcaatttttagtGTTTGAGTATTGTGTTGTATGAGTTTGTTAACTATTTTAACCTCATAAAGGATTGCATTCTCAGTCTAGGTTTAAGTTTTTTTATATTGACTAACTAATTGCtgactaaaaaagaaaattcctcGGTAAACAAGGGCTTTGGGTTTGTGTTGTGGCCTAATTTCCCACTTGCTGCATGTAACCGAGTATACGTAGGGAAAGATTACTTCTGATACAATTAGAGTCCACGATATGCAAATCTTTTGACCCTAAGTATTGTTATTCTTAGACGTGTCAGAGTTTCTTTTTGTAATAGTTTTGACATCTTAGATTTTCAGTTCAACCAATGCAAGCTtatttctatgaaaatttgcaGCTACAAGTCTCTTCAAGATGCTTCTCAAGTACAGGCCCGAGGATAAGGCAGCCAAAAAGGAGCGCCTCCTGAGAAGGGCTCAGGCTGAGACCGAAGGAAAACCTATTGAGGCTAAAAAGCCTATTGTTGTGAAATATGGTCTCAACCATGTCACCTACCTCATTGAGCAGGTTCAGTGTTCCTTTTGTTAACCATCTTGTCTTGAAGACTCTGGTGCCCTGCCTTCGGCTTAATAACCACTATTACAATTACGCTTCTTACAGAACAAAGCACAATTGGTTGTTATTGCTCATGACGTGGACCCAATAGAGTTGGCTGTCTGGCTTCCTGCATTGTGCAGAAAGATGGAGATCCCATACTGCATTGTCAAAGGAAAAGCTCGATTGGGAACGGTAAGTGTCTGACGATCTTGTTTTCTTTACGTGTCCAGTAATCTTGTTTTCCTTAATCCTCGACAAAGTTGGTTCTAATACATAGCTTTCCTGACAGGTTGTCCACCAGAAAACTGCAGCAGTTCTGTGCTTGACCACCGTCAAGAATGAGGACAAGTTAGAGTTCAGCAAGATATTGGAGGCTATTAAGGTGATGCAAAATTGAAACCTGATATATCTGTTGGCTTATCTTGTGTGCTGATTGTTTGATAGTAATTCATTGTATTGGTGTCCTCTTGTGGTTTCAGGCTAACTTCAATGACAAGTACGATGAGTATAGGAAGAAGTGGGGTGGTGGTATCATGGGTTCCAAATCCCAAGCCAAAACCAAGGCCAAAGAGAGGCTTCTTGCTAAGGAAGTTGCTCAAAGGATGGGCTGAGAGAGTTAAACTGTAAGCTCTCTTCAAAAAAGAGAGTTTTAATCACATAGGTCCTGCTTCCTCGCAGGAAACTATTTGAGGACTTGCTTCCATCCTAAGTTTTGTTTGTCATTGTGATCCACATTATAACTGcctagtttttgtttttgctttgttttttgtcGAGGGCAAGTTATGTTCAATTCAATAGGATGCTGAATGTAAGATTTCAGGGGATattgttttatctttttttggataaatgGCGTTGGATGATGTTCTACTTTAGGCAAATAACTGGAGGAATCTGATCAATGTCATGATTAATGTCCTTTCTCAAATTAGAATAGTTGTGTTGTGGTAAATTGGTAATGGGTTTCTTTCATGTGGCAGTATAGACTCAAACCTTTTTGTATCTCGAAGGGTCGAAGAGTGTCTTATATTGTGATTTCTGAGCGCCAGTTTCTTTCCATTGTTGTATATACCTTGCAAGGCTAATtggtttttccatttttggctCTGCCATTAGAAGATTGTTATGGTAGATGCTTTACATGTAGAAGCTGACGATGGAGCATTGCTTTGTGCCTTGTGGCGGGGTTGAAACAGCCTTACTCGAGAAATTGCAGACGGGAATTTAGAATTCGCCAAGTGGAGAATCAAGATTTATGGATTTTGACCTTGCTAATGGCAAACatgtttttgttaatgccaaaaaTTGTAGTAGTGCATAAAAGACTTGAACCATGTGTGAGGTACAAGATTTTCGTACGctacagttttggcattaacaaaaacagttttgcactatcattttcctattatttattttctatttattttattttttatttttacaatcgTCATACATCGGTGGGGGTTAGTGGgaggtgttagagttagcacatgggtccagaagctatccatagcttGCGACCCCAGGGTATTGCCCAAGCAGGGGTCGATCCCACGACCTCCCCCTTAGGGGAGAGATGACAAACCAACTGCGCTGGACAGTGGTTGTCATTATTTTCCTATTTATTGcaaccaaaattgaaaaacagtAAGACGGATTAAAAAAACGACATTTAGCAGCAATACAACActactttctttccttttccttttcaatgataatgccaaaatagTTTTTGCTTGTGGTAAAACTGTAGTGTATAAAAGTCTTGTATCTCACACATGGTACAAGACTTTTATACATAAGTTTCAAAATTAGTTAACAATAACCTTGTGTTGGAAAATACCTTAAACCACAATTAGACATAAGTTTCAAAATTAAATACTACTTTTATatgaattttaattaaaataacaataatgAAAAACTAGGCCTTAATaatgaaaaaacatttttcaatcCGTACAAAGGACGCCTATCCAAAACTGAAGAGAGACCAAATTCAACATTCGTCCtgtaattttggaaattttagaGTTAATAGCATACAAGATAAGCACatactaactaaaataactAACGAAACACAAGTATGTGCCATGGATTGGCATCACGTCGTTTCGTGATCAAGTTGTGCCGTTTTGGGTTGGTCGGTCGACAAGGAAAATTAGACGTTTATCCGTGTCTTTATCGAGTTACGCAGTCTAATCCGTAGTTGTCCTGTTTAATTTTTACGTTGATGGGTCATGTCATATTCGTGTCCGCGTCAAAAAAGTGATCTATTCAAGCTCTCTGACTTCATATCGCGTTCGTATCGTGTTAACGAGTCGTGTCCAAAATTCTCATATCCCTGACTGTagacgaatttaaaaaaaagaaagaagaagttaaCAAGATAAACATAGGTAAGGGTCTGCAGTGTGGACACgtgaaaaattaaaagaatgaGATTGTCTTAAAGCATCAAAATAAGGTCCATCCACTAATCTTTGTTGTCATCAGGGTAAGTAGTTGACCATTGTCAAACCCTCATGCAATTCGTTACGCTTGACATTTTTTTCCACCTATGGTTCAAAATCTTCCCTCTCTGCTGCCGGAGGGAGATTGGTCGGAGTTTTGACGTCGTTTTTGTCAAGATTTGCCTTGCAATTTAGGGTTTACAGAACAGGGAAAGGCCTGAGAGGAGACCAAAAAATGGGTTCCCTTGTAATGGAACCAGATGACATAGCATCCTATGCTTCTTCCACCTTTCATCCGGAGGACAATTTCTCAACAATTTGCATGTCTGTGGGAAAGATTAATTCAAGAGGCATTTTTCATGATGACcctctcaatttctctctccctctcctcctgaTTCAGCTCTCTTTGGCTTCCCTCGTCATTCTCTTCTCTTCCCGCCTTCTCAAGTATCTCGGCCAACCTAGCATGGTTCCACAAATATTAGTAAGCCGATTTTGGATATACATCCTCAATCTattattctttcatttttcctcaACAACTTGCTTTTATAGATGTATGTATCTCACATTGATAATATTTGCATTTGCGCATGACCAACCTTCAACAGGGTGGCATAATTCTAGGTCCCTCTGTTCTGGGTCGAACAGGTGGATTTACAGAGCACTTCTTTCCATTGAGAGGATTCATAATTCTTGACGCACTTGCGGCATTTGGCTACATATTCTACTTCTTCTTGATTGGAGTGCAGATGGATCCATGGATAGTGAAGAAAATCGAGAAGAGGGAAATCATCATCGGAGTTTCAACGGTGGCACTAGCTTTGGTACTTAGCATCTCTTGGTCTTTCCTAGTATTGGCTAAAATCACCATAGGGCTAGGAACTGCCGGGTCTCTTCCTGTTGTAGCAACCGCAGAGTCTGCACTCTCATTCCCAATGATGGCTCAATACCTCACCGAACAGAAGATGATAAATTCAGAGTTTGGGCGATTGGCATTGTCTTGCTCAGTAGCAAGTaacctttttagtttttgtatcATCACATTGACCATTCTAACGAATCAACAATCTGGGGAAAGGTTCCAGATGTTAAAGACCCTTTGCAGTGGTGTTGCCATGGCATTGGTCATTTTTGGAGTGGTTAGGCCTATGATCATGAGGATgctaaaaaggaaaacaaaaggagagTCGCTGACCGAGGAGTTCATATATATCATATTGGTAGGAGTCTTGGTGGCGGCGTTTGCCAGTCAAGCCCTTGGTCTGCACATCGGCTATGGACCTCTTCTTTACGGTTTGGCGCTACCTGCGGGACCGCCTTTGGGATCAGCTGTCGTAGACAAGCTTGAACTTATTAACTCTTGGTTGTTTATGCCACTTTACTTTGTGAAAAATGGGTTGGTGACGGATATTTTCTCGGTTGACTTCAAAAGCTACCTGGTCGTGCAATACATCATCGCCATCGCTTGGGTGGGGAAGTTCATAGGAGCCCTTGTATCTTCGGTCTACTGCAGTATACCCTACAAGGATGCCATCTTACTTGGCCTTGTCATGAATGTCCAGGGTGTTCTTGAGCTCGGGATGTATAAGATGATGAAGCAAGCAAAGGTATGTCTGAAATTCATCATGGACCACAAACAAAAACGAAACAAGTGACATATTAGATTTTACAACAACCCACAGAATGAGTATAAGGTACTACTTACGAGTATTTACAAGAATCAAATCTTCAAATCTACTTGTACATGCATAAGTTGAACCAGATATTTTTGCGGATGATGATGGTTCATGGTactcaaagttcaaaaaaaaaaaaaaaggcaaaagaaCTGCAACATCCAGACTTTCTTGATCAAAGGAAAATGGAAATATAGAAAAGCAGAGAAACCAACTGCATTAAACTGATCTAACATGTCCTCCTTCACCTTGTCTTATAATCATTGTCACTGTTGCTCTACTGTGGCCGCTGCTTCTGCAATCAGAATGTCatattatttgtattttctCGCACCAActaaaaagtaaagaaagaaaaagcttTATATATACATTTGGTCAGTGCAGTTTATGCCTAACGTACAGAGTTGTTGACCCGCATGAGAATTTGGTTTGTGAATGGCTTGTAGGCAATAGACCATGAAGCATTTGTGGTCATGTGCATATCCATGCTATTGCTAGTTTCCACTACATCTCCCCTCGTAAGATATCTATATGATCCTTCAAGGAGGTATGCAGTCTACAATCAGAGGACTGTGATGCACTTGGGGGACAACTCTGAGCTCCGAGTAGTAGCCTGCATACACGACCAAGAGAATGTTCCCACCATGATCAGCCTTCTAGAAGCCATCAATCCATCAAAACGAAGCCCAGTTGCAATTTATGCCCTCCATTTGATCGAGCTTGTCGGCCGATCCAACCCCCTCCTAATCCCCCACAAACTCTCCAAGAGGCCCTCTTCAAATGCTTCCTCGTCAAAAAGCATAGTCAATGCATTCAGACTCTTTGAGCAAAGCAACTCTGGCATCGTCTCAGTGCACCCATTTACCGCAATATCACCTTATGTGACCATGCATGACGAAATCTGCGCAATGGCACTTGACAAAAAAGCTTCACTGATAATCCTTCCATTCCATGAAAGGTATACTACTATAGACGTATGGGAGGCATTCAAGAAAGGGGTCAAGATAATGAATGATAACATCCTTGATATGGCACCTTGCTCTATCGCAATTATTGTTGACCGTGGACTCCTTCACAACTCAAGGCCCATGCTGGCAACTTGGTCTTCTTATCGTGTGGCTATCCTCTTCTTGGGTGGAGCAGATGACAGGGAGGCGTTGGCTATAGGGGCACGGATGGCTGGACAGCCAAACATCAATGTCACGATGGTTCGGCTTCTTGAGAATGGGAGTATTGCCATTGACAATTCAACGGAGAGGAAGTTGGACAATGAAGTGGTGTGTAAGTTTAGACTCAATATGGCTGGTAATTATCGGGTCAAATACATAGAAGAGGTGGCAAAGGACGGAACAGGGACTGTTGCAGTGCTGCAGTCTATGAAAAACAATTACGAACTAATCATTGTGGGAAGACGCCACGAAAAGAAGTCCCCACTTGTATTCGGTCTCACAGGGTTGGATGAGGACAAAGAATTGGGAGAAGTTGCGTACATATTGGCTTCATCAGATTTCCGTGGCAACAGCAGCATATTGGTGGTGCAACAGCACTCTATAGTTTGGGATGCAAAAGACTTCACTGCAGATATGTCTCGAGAAATAGAGGACGAAGCAGAGCACCTTCCAATGTACAGGGTAGCTGCATAATGTTACACCCATGAGAGCAAACTGTGAGAAGTTTGATAGACGTTAGttgttttattatatttatAGCTTGTAGACGAAACTGCCACCAGAATTGTATAAAAGTAGCGTCTGTTAATTTGATTCTGTCAAACATCTAAAGAGATCGAGATTCAGATGAATTTGCACTAGCATATCAGTGTTAGCATAATGCTGCAGCCTCTTTTATGCATACTAGGTCCTGCCTCGTGCAAGACAAAAGAATCATGCCCGTTGAAGagaatgtattttgttttgggtaGAGACTGATGTTTTTCTTGATGGAACGGGGTGGGAATGCTGGAAATGCAAGTTTTAAGAGAATTAAGCAAAAGAATAGAACACGTCTTGATTAAAAGGAATCACACCATATGGACATGAGGCAAAAATGTACTCCGTTAGCAAGTGTGATACCAGAGTTTGAGTCTTGCTATTAAAAACGACACCGCAACAACGCCAacgcaaacaaacaaaccacaCACCCAAACCAAACGCAAACCAACCACACCCCCAAACCAAACGCAAATACGGCAAAACAACAGCACAAACTTGTTTTTAAGTCCTCACAACACCCACCAAAACACAGAGGCCTCACACAACCACCCATTCCAAACCCAAAAACAGATCCGggggaacaaaaaaataaggcgAACAATTCAAAACGCTAAAAGCAGGAACCGGCTATTTAGCTAAATCAATAGAGGAGAAAGAAGACTACACAATCTGAGAAAACCACACAATCCAATATAAGTTGGGCTACAATCATGGAACTGAAAAGGAATTTATGGAGATCTAAAATAGTTAAACGGAAATACAACAAAATGTGATGAGAAGGAGCaaaatatatttcttttttccataTCATTCTCAAATCCCATGTTattaaaatttctaaaatccatGATCCAAGCACAATATTTGAATATAGATTAGTCTCTTCATGCTGCTGCTGGTCCAAGGCATATCAGCATTCAAGGAAACCCTGGGTAATTGCCGGAATTTTCTGGTACATCGCTTCATGGTAATAGCGATCAAGAAAGCAGATGCTTCGATCCTTCTCACGTTACTCAAAAGCTACTGTGCATGTCAAGACATAGGATTAGATCACCATGCACTAAAATGAAAGCATGTCAATCTAGAAAACACTTGAATTAAAGGATAAACGCATCAACAGGAGCTCAAAACAAGCAAATTTAGATCAGCAAACTCTTCATCGCTAGCAAAGATTTAGGAAACAAAGAGCCATATTGGTAATCAAGGTAGTGACTATAACAAAGATAGGGACACAATCCACAACTGAAAGTTGATCCTGACCATGCGTTTTTCCAGAAAACACAAATGGAAGAAACTAAGACGGAGAATATTCAGGAAAATTGGAATTTTCTGTATTCTCTAGATGACATAAAGATGGAAAACATGCAAATGCAAGCAGACAGGGAGAAGCGCCAGCTATCCTGCATAGGAGTTCCCACAAAAATGAAACCTTCCCACGGTGGGAGTCACAGCACACCTACGATCGTATCACATACCCACAACACAAAAACAGATTTAGCAAACACAAAACCAGAAAGTATGACACCCCAAAACACACCCACCCAAGTTGATGTACAAATGGAGACCAAGCAAGTAAATGCTACACATGGACGAAGCGCAAGAAAGCATATGTTACTCAGCGAAGAGAAAATCTGCACTCCCAAACATAGAGCTATGGAAATGTGCAAGATATGGAGATGAATATTTATTAATAGTGATTAGGCAAAATAATGATCTGCAAATAGCAAACATTGATGAGCAAGGAAGACCATGGCAAAGTGTTCTGTCCAAAAATGCACATCACATAACACTAATTTGTGAATATTTCCATACATGCATAGCTGGCGTAATCCAAGAGAAGATGGTAATGCAGATAGCTATTATCAATAGCCAGTATCAATATTTCTGTACATGAATACTTCTATTACCTTTTGTATTCTACTACTATTAGACATAGATTTGATGGGATTTGGGAAGGTGTCATTTGGTTTGCTTGCTAACTAGATCAATGGATCTGCAGCTGTACACATTACAATCGTAAGATGCGTTCGATAGATCTGGTTTGGCTCTTCTTTTAAAATTGGCACTGCAAAAACCCATCCGTTTTTCTGAGgaggacacacacacacaccatatACATAGATTATTGTTTTTCTCAACCGCTTGTTTGTTTTCCCCTCTTGGAGTAAcataaaatcttgaaaatctACACAGGAAAACCAAACACACCTAAAAGAAACATCAACATAAAATCACCGAAGCGAAACAACACTAAAACTCTGTTAAAGTCTGAACAATCCACAAAAAACCACCAAACTCACAACCACCTTACACGAAATTTCCTAAAGCTAAAATCATGCACAGCCAAAAGTACCCAAGGTCCCAAACCACAGGAAATAACTCAAACGAATTCAACCCATAGAAAAAAGGTGAATATTTTTCAGCCAAAAGAGTTCCATTTATCATTGGACTTGCTCTAAAGTAAGTCTCTTGTAACCAAACGAAGTCTCTTGGAACCCTAGGAACTCTTTTGAGCAAGTCCTAGATATCAAGGAACTCTTTTAGCCCTATTTGGTGATGTATACAATATGCGAAGTTAATTTATGCagcctatttttttgaaacagcaGCTTCGAACAATGGAAGAGGCAACagtccttttcttcttcttttttacgtCTATTTTTAGCTAAACATGCTACTATAGTACTatgaatgtaattttttttatgggtgGGAAAAACAACTTTTTAGAACAACTTACGAAataataaataaggaaaaaagatTCAGTTATTGAGAAACTCAGGTTGTCTAAGGACTGAATACATTCCTGAGGCGCAACAATAACACAAAAGAACTGATCAAGACATGCGATAATCACTTAAAGTTTCAAGCTACAACTTGCAATCCAATTCTCACTTCTTTACTATCAGAAGATCAGACCTGTTACCTTAAACCATCAGTTCACATTTGAGAAGGTTTATGGAACTATGTGTACATTTGAATGAACCATCTTCAAACTATAATGCATGCAGATGTAGTTGGAATTGAAAATTCTCATCCATACCTCCTGCTTCGTTGCAATCTCCTCTGTCTCCCTCTAACTCTATATCGAGTTTTGTTCCGCAGTAAAATAGTCCTCCTCTTGCTTTCCAATCCCTAATGATTGAAATCATGGAACTTTGATTATCAGATAGAGTTTTTCATAGAAGTATGGTGGCACGGACCTAAAGGAATTGGATCATCCGAGTGGGTTGGAAAGAATCCACAGCGAAAACAAAAGGTATACCTGACCGGGTAAGGTGAATATTATTCTGCTATCAATTTGGAATTTAGGGAATGTCAGATCTAAGCTGAATTTAAGATTACAAGGAGCTGAAGACCAAGCCTTTAAGCTCCGGCGTTAGACCTTCCCGCAGGTCCATATTAGTCAAAACTGCAACAGATGTACAGTCCTCATCCTAACCACAAAGCCAAACAAACATATAGTCTCGGTACGCAGTCTTGAGGTAAAGGACTGGAAAAATATACACATTTCTATTACTGGTCTCACAAACAACTGTTGCCATGTTCTAAATTGATATAGAAACTTTGTGGTATTTCAGTTACCACAAATATATGAACGGAAACAATGGAGATACCAGACATATAATGGGAAAAACGAAATATTCCAGAGAAGATAATATCCAAATAGCCTCAACCTATGAGTAAATGGGAAAAAAGTAGTCTTAACACTGAAATCAAATTCCTTTCTTACTTCCAGAAAGGACTCTTAACTGCAAATATACATGGAACGGGAAAAGGCTGGGCCAATAGCAAGGGCTGGAAAGCATAATGTGGACTTAAGATCACAGAAATCATAGAAGGGTCCAAAgaccaaaacccaatttctttcATAGTTAAACAAGGGAAATTCATCATTACCCAAATCTTAGAAATTCTTAAATTTGGATATTGAAGGGATGGAAAAGAGTTGTTGCTAACAGAAGTTGTCAAGTCTACTTTCAAAGTCCACACTTGAACCAAACAATCAGTTTGTTACATACTGAAGACCAAGTAAATTCTAATGTCAAAAGCATGAATAACACAATTCAAAAAAGCTATATAAAACTTCGATAACAGATTTTCATTTCCAACATCACAGGCAAACGCACTTACAGTTCGATTAGGCG
Proteins encoded in this window:
- the LOC131304103 gene encoding large ribosomal subunit protein eL8y-like, with protein sequence MAPKKGVKPAAAAKKKPEKVVNPVFEKRPKQFGIGGALPPKRDLHRFVKWPKVVQIQRKRRILNQRLKVPPPLNQFTKTLDKNLATSLFKMLLKYRPEDKAAKKERLLRRAQAETEGKPIEAKKPIVVKYGLNHVTYLIEQNKAQLVVIAHDVDPIELAVWLPALCRKMEIPYCIVKGKARLGTVVHQKTAAVLCLTTVKNEDKLEFSKILEAIKANFNDKYDEYRKKWGGGIMGSKSQAKTKAKERLLAKEVAQRMG
- the LOC131303232 gene encoding cation/H(+) antiporter 15-like, which translates into the protein MGSLVMEPDDIASYASSTFHPEDNFSTICMSVGKINSRGIFHDDPLNFSLPLLLIQLSLASLVILFSSRLLKYLGQPSMVPQILGGIILGPSVLGRTGGFTEHFFPLRGFIILDALAAFGYIFYFFLIGVQMDPWIVKKIEKREIIIGVSTVALALVLSISWSFLVLAKITIGLGTAGSLPVVATAESALSFPMMAQYLTEQKMINSEFGRLALSCSVASNLFSFCIITLTILTNQQSGERFQMLKTLCSGVAMALVIFGVVRPMIMRMLKRKTKGESLTEEFIYIILVGVLVAAFASQALGLHIGYGPLLYGLALPAGPPLGSAVVDKLELINSWLFMPLYFVKNGLVTDIFSVDFKSYLVVQYIIAIAWVGKFIGALVSSVYCSIPYKDAILLGLVMNVQGVLELGMYKMMKQAKAIDHEAFVVMCISMLLLVSTTSPLVRYLYDPSRRYAVYNQRTVMHLGDNSELRVVACIHDQENVPTMISLLEAINPSKRSPVAIYALHLIELVGRSNPLLIPHKLSKRPSSNASSSKSIVNAFRLFEQSNSGIVSVHPFTAISPYVTMHDEICAMALDKKASLIILPFHERYTTIDVWEAFKKGVKIMNDNILDMAPCSIAIIVDRGLLHNSRPMLATWSSYRVAILFLGGADDREALAIGARMAGQPNINVTMVRLLENGSIAIDNSTERKLDNEVVCKFRLNMAGNYRVKYIEEVAKDGTGTVAVLQSMKNNYELIIVGRRHEKKSPLVFGLTGLDEDKELGEVAYILASSDFRGNSSILVVQQHSIVWDAKDFTADMSREIEDEAEHLPMYRVAA